GTCGAAACCGTCATCGGAGAACTCGTCGTCGAGATCCATTTTTTATGGTTGTTTTCATATCAGAGGAGAGATCCATTGAACAAAAATACAAAGCTTGTTATTGTTGCCGCATCTCGAACGATACCTATTGTCCTTGATCACGGTTTCGGGTACTGGGGTAGAAAGGATTTAGAAACGCGTCGCGAGGTCACGTGAGTCAAATTGTGGCTGCCGTTTGGTGCAGCCACAGTTTGGACAAGTGAGGCGCAGTGTTGCGGAGTTTGAGTTTTGAGCATGTGAAGAGCCAAGTGCGTCAttgaccttgtcaagctCCCAGCTCTGACGGCTTGTGGAGAGATTCACCAGTCAGTCCCTTAGACCCTGATGAAATACGTAGCATAACGACATAAAAATAACCATGCTTCTGCATGGCTACAtgtttatataaagaagttgCAGACTGAGACACGCGTATAAGATAGAGAGCGACATGAGCCAGTAGCCTTAGTGGAGGCTTAGGTAATTCTCGCGGTTATTACGGCCTCGTTCTTCACAACAATCAATTTGGCTGTCATGGTTGCTTGGCGTTTCTACCATAGTCGTTGTTAGGGCTTCTTGTTGCTCAAAATTACCGACATGGGACGAATCTCAACAGATCTATAAAATGGATCCCAAGAGACGGGGGTTGTCCCACAACTAATAAGCCCCTGCGTCTGGGGCAGCTCTCAATTTCCCAGTCGTAATACATAGCAATGGGCAAGCCCATACCCAAGCAAAAGAGGGAGCCCGGATATACATTAGAAGGCTACTCTACTCGGCGGCTTCTAAGAGTCCGTTGTCCGCTCACTTGACGCAATTTAACACCCGactcccaagcccaagaccaGGAGGGACGGTGGAAACCCGCTGGAAAGGCCGGAACACGTCAAGCCACAGCCGCAATGGCCGGGTGGTCGTTCAGGGACTCGATTGGTCCCTCCAGGGAATTTTGGGGTCAGATTTGATCCTGCTGTTGGCCGGCATTGCGTAGGAGGTGCTGTAGCTTGTCTGTAGTTTACTTGGCAGAGCCAGAGGCAGCGTCACTGCGTAAGACCGCACCCAATCTGCCACTGCTAAGGTATGCCATGCGATGCTCTGCTAGGCTGAGCTGCAGACCGGGGCTAGAAACGGCTTGACTTTTCAAACCACCATTTCCTTCCTGTTCTTCCAACATCGTCACAACCATCACGACAAGTGAGCTCTTTTGCCCACTCAACCTCGCTCCATCTTTCGTTCCTTGGAAGCACTTCTCCTCCGGCAGAATTTTTTTGTTTGGCCTGGCTTAGCTTCTTCCAATCGTGACGATTTATTTCAGCACGAAGCGAATTGTCGACTCCTGACCCCGTAGCCCACGAACTTGACCCAGGTCTGCGCAACGACGTCACAGGTCGCTTGGAGGCAATTTTTCGGGAACAGAAAACTGTCTTTTCACCACAGCTTCACTTGGAGCTGCAATCGCGTCAGCGACTCGAGCATATCGCCCATTCCTCAACCGACGACAACCTCATTGCCAACCTTCTTGGCAGTATTCAACAATAAAAAACCACCAGCGCCTTTTTCAGCGCATTCAGATACCAAATATCAATAGAAATGGCTCGTCCAAAGAGAGGGGTTAGGTTCCCCAATCGCAACGGCTCTGATGGCCGAAGATCAAGCTTCAGCAGCGAGGACGGTGGCTCTcccaccaagctcaagtcccAATCCTCGGGACAGCTGGAAACAGTAGACGAGGTAAGCTTGACTCACAGGAAGCGACAGGGCCTCATCCTCAAGATCTAGTGTTTGATACGAGCGAGGCATTGTCGATTCATACCATACTCTAGCTAACAGCCCTCACAGAAGCAGCCCGCAGTTAGCGAAAAGCAAGCCGAGTacgaaaagaaaaaggccaACTTCATAACGCGCACTTTCTGGACATTTGTCATGTTtgccctcttcttcgccgCGCTCTTCATGGGTCACATCTACATCATCTGCATCATCACCGCTGTCCAGATTGTCTCCTTCAAAGAAGTCATCGCCATTGCCAACGTTCCCAGCCGCGCCCGTTCCCTGCGATCTACTAAGAGTCTCAACTGGTACTGGCTGGCAACTACCATGTACTTCCTCTATGGCGAGACGGTCATCTACTACTTCAAACATATCATTCTGGTTGACAAGGTCCTGCTACCTCTGGCCACTCACCACCGcttcatcagcttcattCTCTATGTGTTTGGTAAGACGCTCGCTCCCTAGGCTGGACCCTCCAGACTAATCGTGAATAGGCTTCGTTTTCTTTGTCACATCTCTCCAGGCTGGACACTACAAGTTCCAGTTCACCAACTTTGCCTGGACACACATGGCTCTGTACCTCATTGTGGTCCAGGCTCATTTCATCATGAACAATGTCTTTGAGGGCATGATCTGGTTCTTCCTGCCCGCTGCTCTGGTCATCACCAACGACATCTTTGCTTACATCTGCGGTATCCTTTTCGGGCGCACCCAGCTCATCAAGCTATCTCCCAAGAAAACCGTCGAGGGTTTTGTCGGTGCTTGGATTATGACCATCATTTTCGCCATGCTCCTCTCCAGCATCATGATGCGATCCAAGTACTTTATCTGCCCTGTTAACGACTTGGGCGCCAACATCTTCACTGGTCTTAAATGTGATCCCAACCCGGTCTTCCTTCCCAAGACCTACGAGCTACCCGAGCTGTTCTTCCTCCCCGATACTGCGAACTTCTCCGTGACTATTGCT
This genomic stretch from Fusarium fujikuroi IMI 58289 draft genome, chromosome FFUJ_chr09 harbors:
- a CDS encoding probable CDS1-CDP-diacylglycerol synthase, which translates into the protein MARPKRGVRFPNRNGSDGRRSSFSSEDGGSPTKLKSQSSGQLETVDEKQPAVSEKQAEYEKKKANFITRTFWTFVMFALFFAALFMGHIYIICIITAVQIVSFKEVIAIANVPSRARSLRSTKSLNWYWLATTMYFLYGETVIYYFKHIILVDKVLLPLATHHRFISFILYVFGFVFFVTSLQAGHYKFQFTNFAWTHMALYLIVVQAHFIMNNVFEGMIWFFLPAALVITNDIFAYICGILFGRTQLIKLSPKKTVEGFVGAWIMTIIFAMLLSSIMMRSKYFICPVNDLGANIFTGLKCDPNPVFLPKTYELPELFFLPDTANFSVTIAPMQIHALNLATFASLIAPFGGFFASGLKRTFKIKDFGDSIPGHGGITDRMDCQFIMGFFAYMYFHTFIAIHKVSLGSVLETAITSLNPDEQLELVKGMGHYLRNQGILAEDAVACIDKLLPVKQ